From Rutidosis leptorrhynchoides isolate AG116_Rl617_1_P2 chromosome 3, CSIRO_AGI_Rlap_v1, whole genome shotgun sequence, a single genomic window includes:
- the LOC139902758 gene encoding uncharacterized protein gives MANFENDGWEYLLDIDDSDLTQSVSVTKPTEIILVPTQSPPFPRPLESPKRNRQKQKQHISPPPPVLRGYGSNKKNKLSYRIPGPAGIFQDAYELRNNENNVVDDMSTQDFVRKIINRHEVDDSFTLDPWLRATEFAYPYGGRSDMACISRQRRFLPADQVVGVVKTCEKNAVGDMSITLKDTTGTIRGTVSSKIIDGVHGKYGGVKGIREGAVLVLQNCSIFCPIVKVKILNITRKALIKVLFKDGGST, from the exons ATGGCCAATTTTGAAAACGATGGATGGGAATACCTACTTGATATCGATGATTCCGACCTCACTCAGTCTGTATCAGTTACAAAACCCACTGAAATCATTTTGGTGCCGACTCAGTCGCCACCATTCCCCCGACCGTTAGAGTCCCCCAAACGTAACCGTCAAAAACAAAAACAACATATTTCTCCACCACCACCTGTTCTGCGGGGTTATGGGTCTAACAAAAAGAACAAATTATCGTACCGAATCCCTGGACCCGCTGGTATTTTCCAAGATGCGTATGAACTTCGAAATAACGAGAATAACGTTGTGGATGACATGTCTACGCAAGATTTTGTAAGGAAAATAATAAACAGACACGAAGTGGATGATTCGTTTACACTGGATCCGTGGCTACGCGCGACGGAGTTTGCATATCCGTACGGag GTAGATCTGATATGGCATGCATTTCGAGGCAGCGTAGATTTTTACCAGCTGATCAAGTTGTTGGTGTTGTTAAGACTTGTGAGAAAAATGCTGTCGGTGATATGTCTATAACGCTGAAA GATACTACGGGTACTATTCGAGGAACAGTATCTAGCAAGATCATTGATGGTGTTCATGGGAAGTATGGAGGTGTCAAAGGCATACGCGAGGGAGCTGTTTTGGTGCTACAAAATTGTTCTATCTTTTGCCCTATTGTTAAGGTTAAAATCCTTAACATTACACGCAAGGCGTTAATAAAGGTGTTATTTAAAGATGGTGGATCTACATAG